From Betta splendens chromosome 3, fBetSpl5.4, whole genome shotgun sequence, the proteins below share one genomic window:
- the znf507 gene encoding zinc finger protein 507, whose product MEISDGTVLMTHPSTAPSSSSARATQQGSSPTQRGVKEDASQSRQQKQPSDSLIQVIEKLSKIVDKRPQRRCISAGQKRALSKTAAEGVEERRRESRGGSPYKKIKRNCKGLENIEEVRLDLSPPVSGDSNNNSIPSTVTEVARDAYTHDHKRTVTCYQCSLCPYLSQTLSLLKEHLTQHNEQPSDFILMCSECHFTSKDQGQLEEHVRQHFESREGLKASSIPCDAYSKEKEDALSRKDRNWTGSGASVGTSIFQNSADSSKELPQKKKWYTYEEYGLYRCLICSYVCGQQRMLKTHAWKHAGLVDCSYPIFEDEGEAPAKKEAQAAANSVAAREEIVLLSPVVQNKSLQPLPANFKLQLCVPLAVDGKQNVLNEPVSTLSETPKTKEEDSVYQIKEEPVVEVQVMTEAVNEVEIENHQDDSLLSSAQKIINSSPNSAGHINVIVERLPSAEDTVMATNPLLLSPDVDRGKSLLDAEEEGRPRVGAVKAEGLDCSAGSTTDGQPLGADNKSSGCLNSSFPRDENIPPAGRKRTHSESLRLHSLAAEALVAMPMRTAELPCTEVNRKTISAQTQSPSVGQKHAAAKEKAADIGPAATVLDLKLHSPGEGDEECPTAKAGISLSLLTVIEKLRERSDQNTSDEDILKELQDNAQFQNGAVTEVVTGNGAGSYVCSIPDDGALHTDGGLIDYIPGSERPYQCRLCRYSSGNKGYIKQHLRVHRQREPYQCPICEHIASDSKDLESHMIHHCKARMYQCKQCQVAFHYKSQLRNHEREHHSCSSDTEALTGVTESTATVEDAERDTDAGCGLQKAYKCDVCDYTSSTYVGVRNHRRIHNSDKPYRCCSCDFATTNMNSLKSHMRRHPQEHQAVQLLEQYRCSLCGYVCSHPPSLKSHMWKHAGDQNYNYEQVNQAINEAISQSSRAPHKLSALLETVSERPKDIKKGPVEPTTAAADPPVESLADLPTTSTEPSQWPSGSSSPERKDPVQLPPQSLSQAPVPGPSMEYCVLLFCCCICGFESTNKERLMEHMKEHEGDIISIILNKEQQQQQQHTEAQPGLQTSE is encoded by the exons ATGGAGATCAGTGATGGAACGGTACTCATGACACACCCCTCCAccgccccctcctcttcctctgctagGGCAACACAACAAGGTTCCAGCCCAACACAGCGGGGGGTAAAGGAAGACGCGTCCCAAAGTCGTCAACAAAAACAACCTTCTGATTCTCTCATCCAGGTCATTGAGAAGCTCAGTAAGATCGTGGACAAACGGCCCCAGCGACGCTGCATCTCAGCGGGACAGAAAAGGGCGCTGTCAAAAACGGCAGCGGAAGGAGttgaggagagaaggagggagagcagaggaggctcTCCTTATAAGAAAATTAAAAGGAACTGTAAGGGGCTAGAGAACATAGAGGAGGTAAGATTGGatctttctcctcctgtgtcaggtgacagtaacaacaacagcatACCTTCCACGGTCACAGAGGTCGCCAGAGATGCCTACACACACGACCACAAGCGGACAGTGACATGTTACCAGTGCAGCCTGTGCCCGTATCTCTCCCAGACACTGTCCTTACTGAAAGAGCACCTGACGCAGCACAATGAGCAGCCCAGCGACTTCATCCTCATGTGCTCTGAATGTCACTTTACCTCCAAAGACCAGGGTCAGCTGGAGGAACATGTCAGGCAACATTTCGAGAGCAGAGAAGGCCTAAAGGCAAGTTCCATCCCTTGTGACGCATACAGCAAGGAGAAGGAAGACGCTTTAAGTAGGAAAGATAGGAATTGGACAGGAAGCGGCGCCAGTGTGGGAACCAGTATATTTCAAAACTCCGCAGACAGCTCCAAGGAGctaccacagaagaagaaatggtATACCTATGAAGAGTATGGTTTGTACCGCTGCCTGATCTGCAGCTATGTGTGCGGTCAGCAGCGAATGCTCAAGACCCACGCCTGGAAGCACGCTGGCCTGGTGGATTGCTCCTACCCCATTTTTGAGGATGAAGGTGAGGCTCCAGCTAAGAAAgaagcacaggctgcagcaaacTCTGTCGCAGCCAGAGAAGAAATAGTCCTTCTTTCACCCGTCGTTCAAAATAAGAGCCTGCAACCTCTCCCTGCTAACTTCAAACTCCAGCTCTGTGTTCCATTAGCTGTTGACGGTAAACAGAATGTGTTGAATGAGCCAGTTTCTACTCTCAGTGAAACtccaaaaacaaaagaggaggaCAGTGTCTACCAAATTAAAGAGGagccagtggtggaggtgcaggtgatGACAGAGGCCGTAAACGAGGTTGAAATTGAGAATCACCAGGACGACAGCTTATTGTCATCAGCTCAGAAGATTATTAACAGCAGTCCCAACAGTGCCGGTCACATCAACGTGATTGTAGAACGGCTTCCCTCTGCTGAAGACACAGTCATGGCAACTAACCCACTTCTCCTCAGCCCAGACGTGGACAGGGGCAAGAGCTTATTGGATGCAGAAGAGGAAGGGCGGCCCCGTGTGGGAGCTGTAAAGGCCGAGGGCCTCGATTGCAGTGCAGGTAGTACTACTGACGGCCAGCCTTTAGGAGCTGATAACAAATCCTCTGGTTGTCTAAATAGCAGCTTTCCAAGGGATGAGAACATTCCCCCAGCTGGCCGCAAAAGGACTCATTCTGAGTCTCTCCGCTTGCATTCACTGGCTGCTGAGGCCTTGGTAGCCATGCCTATGAGGACTGCCGAGCTTCCCTGCACCGAAGTAAACCGGAAGACCATTTCAGCCCAAACCCAGAGCCCAAGCGTGGGCCAGAAACATGCAGCAGCTAAGGAGAAGGCAGCTGACATAGGGCCAGCAGCAACTGTGTTGGACTTGAAGCTTCATAGCCCAGGGGAGGGAGATGAAGAGTGTCCTACCGCTAAAGCTGGCATCAGCCTGTCGCTGCTCACTGTCATTGAAAAACTCCGAGAGCGCTCAGACCAGAATACCTCTGATGAGGACATCCTAAAGGAGCTCCAGGATAACGCTCAGTTCCAAAATGGAGCCGTGACCGAGGTGGTCACAGGGAACGGGGCTGGGAGCTACGTGTGTAGCATCCCAGATGATGGGGCGCTACACACTGACGGAGGCCTAATCGACTACATACCCGGCAGCGAGAGGCCGTACCAGTGCCGCCTGTGTCGCTACAGCAGTGGCAATAAGGGCTACATCAAACAGCACCTCCGCGTTCATAGACAGAGGGAGCCGTATCAGTGTCCTATCTGTGAGCACATAGCTTCAGACAGCAAGGACCTGGAGAGCCATATGATCCACCACTGCAAAGCCAGGATGTACCAGTGCAAGCAATGCCAGGTTGCCTTTCACTACAAG AGCCAATTGAGGAATCATGAAAGGGAACATCAtagctgcagcagtgacacagAAGCTCTCACAGGTGTTACGGAAAGCACCGCCACAGTGGAGGATGCTGAGAGGGATACAGACGCAG GATGTGGTCTGCAGAAGGCGTATAAATGTGATGTATGTGACTACACCAGCTCCACATACGTAGGGGTCAGAAACCACCGGCGCATTCACAACTCTGACAAGCCGTATCG GTGTTGCAGCTGTGACTTCGCCACCACCAATATGAACAGTTTAAAGAGCCACATGAGGAGGCACCCCCAGGAGCACCAGGCTGTGCAGCTGCTAGAGcagtacag GTGTTCCCTGTGTGGCTATGTGTGCAGTCATCCTCCATCGCTCAAATCCCACATGTGGAAGCATGCTGGAGACCAGAACTACAACTATGAGCAAGTTAACCAAGCCATTAATGAGGCCATATCCCAGAGCAGCCG AGCTCCTCACAAGttgtctgctctgctggagaCGGTGTCAGAGCGACCAAAGGACATCAAAAAAGGCCCAGTGGAACcgacgacagcagcagctgacccgCCTGTGGAATCGTTAGCAGACCTCCCCACGACCTCTACAGAGCCCTCACAGTGGCCCAGTGGGTCATCGAGCCCTGAGAGGAAGGACCCGGTCCAGCTGCCTCCTCAGTCCCTCAGCCAGGCCCCTGTCCCGGGTCCCAGCATGGAGTACTGCGTtctcttgttctgctgctgcatctgtggctTCGAGTCGACCAACAAAGAGCGACTCATGGAGCACATGAAGGAGCACGAAGGggacatcatcagcatcatcctcaacaaggagcagcagcagcagcagcagcacacggaAGCCCAGCCAGGCCTCCAAACATCAGAGTGA